A window of Myxococcales bacterium genomic DNA:
AAAGCCCGATGCAAAACGGAAAATCGAAAGGGAACAACCAACTGGACGTGGGTCTATCAGGCCTCGGCTCCGAACTCTACGTAACCAAGGGGACATTTTTGCTGCACAGTTGAGGGGACATATTGCCTAAGTATAAACAGATCGGCTTTTTCCGGTCGCGGCGGCGCTTGCCATCCGCGCCGAACCCCTCGATAGTAGCCGGGAGGTCTTTCGCCACTAAAGCCAATGAACGAAAACGCAACCGAAAATGCTGATTCCATGAGCGCCGACCTGCATTCTTCGGATCGCCTGCCGTCGTCGGCCGCGAAACTCGTGCCGGCCGTGGCGGTCGCCTTGTTGGTCGCGCTGGCCGGGGCGCTGCGCTGGATCGTGCTGCGGCGGACCATCAACTGGTACAACGAAGAACCGTTTTTCTATCTCTACGACACGGTGCAGTTTCTCCGCCAGCCGTTTCACTTCCCGCTCGTCGCCAACCATCCCGGCGGCTACCAGTATCTGCTGGCCTTGTTGATCCGGCTCGGCGGAATTCACGACGTGGTGGCGCTGGGGCGCTACTTGAGCTTCGTGCTGGGCACGGCGACCGTGATCCCTCTTTTTCTGCTGGTGCGCCGGGCGCTCGGCGACTGGACGGGCTGGTTGGCCGGCGCGGCGCTGGCGATTTACAGCACGCACATCCTGCTGAGCGTCAACTCACTCAATTTCGCGCCGTTCTTTTTCTTTTTACTGACGGGTTGCTGGCTGTTCGGCGAGAGCCTGACGCTCGTCGGTTCCGCCCGGCGATCCTGGGCCGCCCTCATCGGCGCCGCGCTCTGTTTCGTCGCGGCCGGCACCCTGCGCTTCGAATCCTGGCTGTTCATCGTGCCGCTGGTCGTTTGGCTGGGCTGGAAAAAACAGTGGCGCCGGGCAGCAGTGTTCGGCGCGCTCACCGCCGCTTTCCCGCTGCTTTACCTGGCGTTCGCCCGGGCGAAGTACGGCGACTTTTTCCCCTTCCTCGAAGTGTCGGGCGGCATTGATCGGGCGTTTTCCGGTTGGCTGGACTGGCGCGCCGCCGGCGTCTGGGGCCGGGAATTGTCTCGCGAGGTCGGGCTCGTGCCCCTGGCCGCCGGAGTCGTCGGCATTGTTCTCGGTCTGCAACGACGGCACCAGAAAGAGCTGTTGCTTTACCTCGGGTTGGTGGCCGCCTTTTATCTGTTTCGCACGATGCGCCACCGGTTCATCTTCGCCGGCGTTTTTCCGCGCTACGACGTCCTGCCGCTGCTCTTTTTTCTTCCCTATGCCTTCAGCGCGGCGATCGACCTGACGCGCCGGATCAAAACCGCCCGGTCGTGGGCCGCCGCGGCGCTGGCCTTGCCGATTCTGCTGGCTTTCGGTTGGCAATCCGCCGCCAATTTTTTCCACGTGGTCGACGAGGAAGGATTGGCCGCCGCGCCGCCGGCCACCCGAAGCCTGATCGATTGGATGAAGCGGGAGTTGCGGCCCGACGAACCAATCTGCCTGGATTTCTGGCTGCACCCGACGGTTCTCTATTCGCTGATCGAAGCCAAGGGCCTCGCGGCGCCGCCTTATGCCTATCCGTTCCACCCCTGTTTGGAGCATGGCCGCGACTGCCGGGCCGAGGGAGTAGACTGGCCGCAAATCGGCCGCGATTTTTTGGCCAGCGAGAACTGCCGCGTGGTGATCAGCCGGTCCAACGAGCCATTGTATCCCCTGCTCGCCGCCCCCGATTCGCCGTTCGTTCCCGTCGCCGAGGTCGATCCTTATCGGATCTACCGCCGCGCCGCCGCGCCCTGAGATCGATTACGGTTCCACGACCGGCAGCACGATCCGCGACGGCTGCGCGGCGTTGCGTTGCACGGTGAATTTCGTCGGCGGACTGGACAACTCCCGGAAGTGATCGGCGTCGGCGCCGGCGATCGCCACCCGGATCGCATGCCCCTGCCGGAACAGATAAGAGACCGGCTGCAGATCGAACACCAGCTCGGCCGTTTCGCCGGGTTGCAGCGGCCGGCCGTCGCGCCGCAGGAAGGTGCGATAAGGCGCGGGCGAGCGGTACGGCGGCGGCGCGTCGCTCAATTGCCGGTGCAAAGCGCGCAGCATCCCCTCGGTCACGTAGCTGACCTCGCCCGTTTCGTTCACGTCTTCCAGGTAGACGAACACCTGGGCGTCGGGCGCGTCGGCGGCCAGGAACAGCCGCGCCAGCGGGTGGCCGGTCACTTCCAGGTCGCCCGGCAGCGGCGCGGATTGGTAGTAAAGCAGCCGGCGGTCGCGGTGTTTGCGGTCCGGATAGGCGACGCGGGTTTCCACGGCCAGCGCGTTGTATCGCGACAGGCTTCCCGTTCCCGCGCGCGGATCGACGTGGTAATCGTCGCGGCCGGCTTCGTCTTTCGTCGCGGCGAAGGACAGCCGGTGATCCGCGGCCAGGTACAGCGGCGTTTCCCGGGCCGGCGGCGGCCAATGATCGGCCGAGCGCCAGCGGTCGGCGACCATCGTGTAGTAGTGGACCGGCGGTTCCACCTCGATCCCCGTTTGTTTGCCCTTCAGATGAAAATCGAAAAAGCGCCGCACTTCGCCGATCAGGTCGAACCGGCTGCGCACCGTCTTGTCGAACGGCCGGATCTGATCGGCGCCGCCGTGATCCCAGGGGCCGAGCAACAGGCGGCTGCCGGGGTTTTCGACCGTCAGAAAGCGCTTGACCGCCGCGTGGGGGTAAGCGCCGTCGAACCAGCCGCTGATATTGTAAACCGGAATGCCGGCCGCCCGCAGGCGGTCGCTGTAGGTATGCGGACTGAACCGGTCGGTGCAAATGCCGCCGGGGCTGACGTCGTCGCGGTAGTTCAGCGTCAGCGTTTCTTGATGAATCTGCACGTTGCCGCGATGCCCGGCGACCGCGCGGGCGCGCTCTTCGCCGTAGCGATCGCCGTCGACCGGCGCGACGCCGCTGGTCAGCAGGCGGGCGAACCAGAAGGCTTCCTGCGGCCGGTTCCGGTCCATGATGCGGTTGCCGCGCTCCCATTCGCGGGTGAACCAGGAAAGCTGGATGCCGCCCGGAAACGCGATGTCGGTATAAACGTCGAAGAGCGCGAACATCGGGGCGATGGCCTTGACCGCCGGATGCCGGTTGAACGACAGGAACTCGGCGGTGGTGCCTTCGTAGGAGCCGCCGGCGGCGCCGACCTGGCCGTCGGACCAGGGTTGGGCGACGATCCAATCGACGACCTGCGCGCCGTCGCGCACCTCGCCGTCGTTCCACGGATAGGGGATCTGACCGAACGAAGCGCCCGAGCCGCGCACGTCGACCCGCACCAGCGCATAGCCCGCCTCGACGATGCGTCGGATTTCATCCAGCGGCCCGAAGAACAGGCTGGCCGGCCAGTGAATATCCAGGCGCCGCCAATAGCGCGTCTGGTCGAGAATCGTCGGCAGCTTGTCGGCCGGTCGCAGCCCGGCGGGAAGATAGACATCGACGGCGATCTTCACGCCGTCGCGCATCGTCAGGTATTGCGAGGTGAGCGTCAGGCCGTGATAAGGGCCGCTTTCCGGCGGCGTATTTTCGTCGGCCCGCCACCAGGCGGTGTCGAGCCGCGCCTCCGGCCGGGCGGCCCACGTCGCGCCGCCGCCGAAGCCGAACACAACCATTGCCGCCAAAAGGAACCAACCGCCGGTCGTCAGTCGTCGCCGCATGTTTTTCTTCGCTCCGGAACAGGATGTTTCGGGGATGCTAGCCGGTCGTCCGCAACCCGCTGGCGATCGCGTTGACCGACAACAACACGCGCGGCAGCAGCGCCTCGGCGCCGGTCTGATCGCCGGCCGCCGACCGCTCCCGCCACTGCCGCAACAGCATGATCTGCATTTGGTGCAGCATCGTCAGGGCGCGTTCGCGCCGCACCAGGGTGCCCAGCAGTCGTGGCCGCCGCACCGCGAAATCGCCGCCGAACAGGCGCCCCAGCACTTCGCGCGTCCGCCGGTATTCGTCGCCGATCAGCGTTAGGTAAGTCGCCCGCACCGCGTCGTCGGCCACCAATTCGGCGTATCGCTCGACGATCCGCAGATCGGCGGACATCAGGCTCGTTTCGGTGTTGGTGAACACGTACTGTAAAAACGGCCAGTTCTCGAAACCCGCCGCCAGATCGGCGAACCGCGCGGGCACCTCGGCCAATAATTCCGTCAGGGCGGTGCCGACGCCGTACCAGCCGGGCAGGTAATGGCGCGACTGGTTCCAGGCGAACACCCAGGGAATCGCGCGCAAATCCTCCAGTGTGCGCCGCCCGGTGCGGCGCGCGGGGCGCGAACCGATCCGCGCCTGTTCGATGGCGTCGATCGGCGTCGCCTGGCTGAAATAGGCCATGAAGTCGGGCCGGTCCAGCAGATCCTCGTAGACTTTCTGGCTGCGGGTCGCCAGCAGATGCATGATCGGCGCGAGTTTGACGTTGCGCGATACCGGCCGCTGGTGCCGCAGCTTCATCGCGGCGACGCCGGCGACGAGCAGTTCCAGGTTGTAGGAAGCGGTGCCGAGGTTCGCGTATTTCTGACTGATGGTTTCGCCCTGCTCGGTGGCCCGGAACGCCCCGGAAAGCGAACCGTGCGGTAGCGACTGCAAAAAGCGGTGCGTCGGCCCCGCGCCGCGGCTGATCGTTCCGCCGCGGCCGTGAAAGAAGCGCAGTTCGAACCCGGCTTCCGCCGCCATTTGCGCCAGGGTCCGTTGCGCCTGGTGCAGCGCCCATTGCCCCGACAACACGCCGGCCGCCTTGGCGCTGTCGCTGTAACCCAGCATGACCTGTTGGCGGCGCCGGCCGCCGGACTCCGTGACGCTACGCCCGGTGATCGGGTGGGCGAGAAATTCCCGCAGAATCGCCGGCGCCTGCTCCAGGTCCGCGACCGTTTCGAACAGCGGCACGACGGGCAAACGGCAGACGAGGCCCGCCGGTGTCGGCCGCGCCAACCCGGCTTCGCGCGCCAGCAGGTAGACGCCCAGCAGATCGGACACCGAGCGGGTCATGCTGACGATCAGCGCGCCGATGCCATCGTAGCCGTATTCCTCGCCGTGCGAGGCCAGCAGGCGATAGGTCGCCAGAATTTCCCTCGCTTCCGGTCCCAATTCCGCCGAGCCGTGCGCCAGCGGCCGCGGCGATTTCAGTTCCTGCTCCAGCAACTCCCGCCGCTTTTCCTCCGGCCAGTCGGCATAATCGGCGCCATCCAGGCCGGCCGCGACCAGAAGCTGGGCGATCGCCCGGTCGTGGTAGGCGCTGTTCTGGCGGACGTCGAGCACCGCGAGGTGGAAGCCGAACACTTCGACGGCGCGCCATACCGGCAGCACTTCCTCTTCCGCCAACCGCGCCGCGCCGACCGCGACCAGCGATTCGTACAGCAGCCGCAAATG
This region includes:
- a CDS encoding phosphoenolpyruvate carboxylase, with the protein product MKCFQEMLAELGEKDLARSLPWASAPENQAPMEMLCSEAGLQALSLSFQLLNMVEENSAAQTRRRVEHERGLAAEPGLWGDRLNQMRLDGCSEEEIADLLPRIWVEPVLTAHPTEAKRSSLLEQHRQLYLLLLKRENNIWTPAEQEQIRGQIILALERIWRTGEIMLQKPDLAHERRAILYFLHDVFPEVVPRLDWRLRQAWKEAGFDPRRLAGAGRMPLVSFGTWVGGDRDGHGLVTAAVTNETLLALRRAALGLHDRHLQAVAQRLSLSSARQAPPAELAAAIDELTGQLGEIGAQAVTRNPFEPWRQFLNLVRAKLPNLDDCRIEAPYHYRHPRALLEHLRLLYESLVAVGAARLAEEEVLPVWRAVEVFGFHLAVLDVRQNSAYHDRAIAQLLVAAGLDGADYADWPEEKRRELLEQELKSPRPLAHGSAELGPEAREILATYRLLASHGEEYGYDGIGALIVSMTRSVSDLLGVYLLAREAGLARPTPAGLVCRLPVVPLFETVADLEQAPAILREFLAHPITGRSVTESGGRRRQQVMLGYSDSAKAAGVLSGQWALHQAQRTLAQMAAEAGFELRFFHGRGGTISRGAGPTHRFLQSLPHGSLSGAFRATEQGETISQKYANLGTASYNLELLVAGVAAMKLRHQRPVSRNVKLAPIMHLLATRSQKVYEDLLDRPDFMAYFSQATPIDAIEQARIGSRPARRTGRRTLEDLRAIPWVFAWNQSRHYLPGWYGVGTALTELLAEVPARFADLAAGFENWPFLQYVFTNTETSLMSADLRIVERYAELVADDAVRATYLTLIGDEYRRTREVLGRLFGGDFAVRRPRLLGTLVRRERALTMLHQMQIMLLRQWRERSAAGDQTGAEALLPRVLLSVNAIASGLRTTG
- a CDS encoding CocE/NonD family hydrolase, which gives rise to MRRRLTTGGWFLLAAMVVFGFGGGATWAARPEARLDTAWWRADENTPPESGPYHGLTLTSQYLTMRDGVKIAVDVYLPAGLRPADKLPTILDQTRYWRRLDIHWPASLFFGPLDEIRRIVEAGYALVRVDVRGSGASFGQIPYPWNDGEVRDGAQVVDWIVAQPWSDGQVGAAGGSYEGTTAEFLSFNRHPAVKAIAPMFALFDVYTDIAFPGGIQLSWFTREWERGNRIMDRNRPQEAFWFARLLTSGVAPVDGDRYGEERARAVAGHRGNVQIHQETLTLNYRDDVSPGGICTDRFSPHTYSDRLRAAGIPVYNISGWFDGAYPHAAVKRFLTVENPGSRLLLGPWDHGGADQIRPFDKTVRSRFDLIGEVRRFFDFHLKGKQTGIEVEPPVHYYTMVADRWRSADHWPPPARETPLYLAADHRLSFAATKDEAGRDDYHVDPRAGTGSLSRYNALAVETRVAYPDRKHRDRRLLYYQSAPLPGDLEVTGHPLARLFLAADAPDAQVFVYLEDVNETGEVSYVTEGMLRALHRQLSDAPPPYRSPAPYRTFLRRDGRPLQPGETAELVFDLQPVSYLFRQGHAIRVAIAGADADHFRELSSPPTKFTVQRNAAQPSRIVLPVVEP